The proteins below are encoded in one region of Diorhabda carinulata isolate Delta chromosome 3, icDioCari1.1, whole genome shotgun sequence:
- the LOC130891694 gene encoding glycogen-binding subunit 76A produces MASDGERCGGLGSFLAMSCRGRAEAFARRLHSKLKSLGTHDDNESADESSWLAANENPITLSQPAHSSNPEQFLDLDMLESPGSPEEELEEVDLNVLNKDTLHTTDTSRLNQQTVQAQVTVLATTNNSTNDSDSDGTFYDTEDKRLLNHTNGIDMSDNEMCINSQESDYSSQQMLSISEDTSMLSFKEDELSLDVDTSLSDAPKCNGDVSDNSNVRIIISDDISVDTDRVYPSENQDSHLLTENNVDDDKEEEEEDIQQPRVRRSTSLKSGKTPPGTPGQKKFVRFADALGLDLADVRTFMDDIPKIPTSAYEDLDDVDFGESISNEFLSSMIGRTQPKAEKYLLPMFQQPVGLPNFLDLVREHNVCLENVFVEDPISLSLKGTVRVRNLDFHKSVHIRYTLDSWQTFADVKATYVDNSCDGFSDKFTFLLYAHTLSIGQKLEMACRFQCRGCQYWDNNGGSNYCFQCLPVSHSTTSTTNTAAQMQDEWTGASFY; encoded by the exons ATGGCATCCGACGGAGAAAGGTGCGGGGGACTTGGTTCTTTTTTGGCGATGTCCTGCAGAGGACGAGCAGAAGCTTTTGCCAGAAGATTACACTCAAAGTTGAAATCTTTAGGTACGCATGACGATAATGAATCAGCAGACGAAAGCAGCTGGTTGGCAGCTAACGAAAACCCTATCACTCTATCTCAACCCGCTCATTCATCTAATCCGGAACAATTTTTAG ATTTGGATATGCTTGAATCTCCCGGCAGTCCCGAAGAAGAACTAGAAGAAGTAGACTTGAACGTTTTAAACAAAGATACATTACATACGACAGACACTTCACGGCTCAATCAACAAACAGTCCAAGCACAAGTAACTGTCCTAGCAACGACAAATAATTCAACGAACGATAGCGATAGCGATGGAACCTTTTACGATACAGAAGATAAACGATTATTGAACCACACTAACGGCATAGACATGTCAGACAACGAAATGTGCATCAACTCTCAAGAGTCTGATTATTCATCACAGCAAATGTTGTCGATAAGTGAAGATACGTCGATGTTGAGTTTCAAAGAAGACGAATTGAGTCTCGATGTTGATACTTCCTTATCGGATGCACCGAAATGTAACGGCGACGTAAGTGATAACAGCAACGTGAGAATAATTATCAGTGACGATATTAGTGTTGATACTGATCGTGTATATCCTAGTGAAAATCAAGATTCTCATTTACTAACTGAGAATAACGTAGATGacgataaagaagaagaagaagaagatatccAACAGCCAAGAGTGAGAAGAAGTACGTCTTTGAAAAGTGGAAAAACGCCACCTGGGACGCCGGGACAGAAGAAATTTGTTAGATTCGCTGACGCGCTCGGTTTAGATTTAGCCGACGTGAGAACGTTCATGGATGATATACCGAAGATACCCACATCGGCTTACGAAGATCTGGATGACGTCGATTTTGGAGAATCCATTTCGAATGAATTCCTATCTAGCATGATAGGTAGAACTCAACCTAAAGCGGAAAAATATCTCTTACCCATGTTCCAACAACCAGTAGGTCTTCCGAATTTCTTGGATTTGGTGAGAGAGCACAACGTATGTTTGGAAAACGTTTTCGTGGAGGATCCCATTTCGCTATCGCTGAAAGGTACAGTGCGCGTAAGGAATTTGGATTTCCACAAATCCGTTCATATCAGGTACACGTTGGATTCTTGGCAGACTTTCGCGGACGTTAAAGCTACTTACGTCGATAATTCTTGTGATGGATTTTCGGATAAATTCACGTTTTTGTTATACGCTCATACTTTGTCGATAGGTCAAAAACTGGAAATGGCGTGTCGGTTTCAGTGTAGGGGTTGTCAGTATTGGGACAATAACGGTGGttctaattattgttttcaatgtTTACCAGTGTCGCATAGTACTACTTCGACGACTAATACCGCGGCGCAAATGCAAGACGAATGGACAGGTGCCAGTTTTTACta G